DNA sequence from the Pungitius pungitius chromosome 3, fPunPun2.1, whole genome shotgun sequence genome:
AGATTACTCCCCCTTCTTATTGCTGTCATTGATGAAAAATGGATATACACCAAGCCCAATgaagtatatttattatttttaacaaatgttaaatgttatttcacaagGTTCAAAAAATCCCCCcaatttttaataaaatgccCCTGAttttcagtcagtgggggcctaaataatatgtaaatttCCCACCCTGGTCTCAGCCAAAACAGGACCCTTGCTCGGTTTCTTTAGCAACAACACATTCCCACGAGCGAGTTCTGAGAGGTGAACCTAATGGCAACGGTGCAGAATCTGTACCTGGCAGGAACCGAAACCACCAGCTCCACTCTTAGATTTGCACTGAATGTGCACATCAAGTTTCCCAAAATACAAGGTATGTCACAGAAATCCAGGTAAAAAGTGTAAGTATACATGCAAACTTGGGGAGGTTTCAAAAAGGCATTACTatgtattgtattatatatatatattatattatatatattatataactaTATAGTAACATTTAATTTTAAACCCATCGCTACATTTTTCAATCTTCTCTAGGTACACAATATACTGTAATGCACTCTATTTGTTAATTGATGAATCAACCAGCGGTTTCTGTAGTGGCTATATTACTCTCTCCCTCATTTTAAAGAGAACATGCAGCAAGAGATCGACGCTGTGATTGGGACAAGAAGTCCCTCCCCTTTGTGGATACATTCAGCATCTCATGAATATTGCTCCCATGAACCTCCCCCACTACGCCCTCCAGGACATCTCGTTAAGGGGTTACACAATTCCCAAGGTTTCCCGCTGTCCTCGCATGGATTGTTGACGTTTCCGACAAGATAAAAACTGTCTTGCCTCAATAGGCCACGATGATTATCCCCATGTTGCACTCTGTGCTGAGAGAGGAGAAACACTGGGAGACCCCTCGGTCCTTCAACCCGCAGTACTTCCTGAACCAGAAAGGCAACTTTAAGCGAAACCGGGCATTCTCATTGTCACTGGTTCGTTTTTACcgatttttatatttattattgtcATGGGGGGCACaaggtcgagggcaaggagggaggacccagacgcggagttgaaaaataaaaagactttaattgtcaaaaactcaaaaatcaaaatcgctccaaccaaaaaaggggaggaaggaggagaaaacaaaaccgacaaaaaccgggacttgacttgacttgacttgacttgacttgacttgacttgacttgacttgacttgacttgacttgacttgacttgacttgacttgacacatgaacggttgacatgtaatgacgccacgagggacaacaggcacacggggcttaaatacacaagggaggtgcaggtgattggacacaggtggaaacactcaggcaatcacgggacaaggcaggaagtgaagttaacccaggaccacaaggaacatgaaacttcaaactaagacagggaaagagaccaaaccgtgacaattattatactgtatttatttgatttgaaacCCCACTATTGCAGTTTTTTAGATCTGTTGTCCCCAACCAGCGTTTCTTCTTGCACCCTGATGCAAATTTCTGAACGTTTTGGATGGAGAAGCACTGATATTAAGACGTGCTTCCAGACGTGAGAGTGTATTTCGGGACACTTTGGACCCTTTAGCTTTTCCCGACAAGTACCTGCATGAGAGGTATAGATTTGAGGAATCCGTTACATCACAGGccttggtttaaaacaagggcCAATTCCTCAGCTGGGGTGAAGCCTGGAGCTGGTGCCTCCTCCCCCCAagtgccagacaaatgagccttCTTAACTGCTTAATATGTGAGCAGGCATCTTGTAAGtcatttctacaccatttgcaaactgttAAGGCACCTGCAAGGCACCAGCctgcaaaaatgttttcatgttttatcttgacctgttgccaggataTTTCTTGTTCTGCATGAACATTCattgtagaaagatatttagaattagacacagcttatagagatttgtgcatgTGGTTGTAAAACATTCTCACATTGTGTTCCAGAGGAATaataattccctctgctcacttttaaggcaaagtaggctaaataatattacattttatttatagtgctttacatggtaggctactcaaagacactttacagtaaaaccagcacatttagcacataaacatagatacagcaataaaaccaacacataaaacagtcTACAACTTAGTAGTAGTAGATTTTAATGTTGGGGACGAGGTGGGCAGAGGGAGGCAGGATGGACCCAAATGGAGACTTCTCAACAAAAAGACTGATCGTCcacttcaaaacaaaaaatccaaGAACCACACAATCAAAAACCGCCAAGGGAAAAACCAAAGACGCTTAACTTCAGCATTCAGACATGCAAACAagcacaacatgcaatgacgctaCAAGggacccagggacacaagaggcaagaaaactacaaaataaaacaggaagttaaCCAAAACCATGACATTTAAGTAGTAAGTTTTAAATCCTTTCTGCATTCAGTTGGTCCGTGATTGTCTGACAGGCCCTTTCTGTCTAATTAATAAGAGCAGCCgtatttccttttttgcatatatatttattgcttCACCGCCTCATAAGTATCCAAAATTAGTTGCTGCTCAGTGGGTGAATAATATGTTGTGGATCAGTAAATCAGTGATCGATACcatggtctacttaagaaagccgtggacgcgcacttatcccagctatgtacACCTGGATGTATCAGGTGGTTATCAGTGTGTTGATACATTTCTTGTGTGAGATAATGGTCAATGTCATAAACTTGTGGCGGGTTTTAATTAAACCTTGATACGGACCAGGAAGTTACAAATGTGGTGTATTATATGTAGAACTGCATCATGTAttcagtactttttttttttacttacagaaatatatgttttaaattTAAGCTAACACATGCATTTATTAATTATATCTTGTTTTAttaggctgtactttattgtcaatAATGTTATAACGTTAAGCTATTTATAGTTATTTTGAGTGTGCGGTGATGTGGAACGCTCAGGTCAATGGAAACAGGTACAGTACATTATCGCACAATAAagtacaccccgtgactctGCTGGATATCATCTAGCCGTATTACAGGAAATAAACATTATCCTTGTGAATTTGTGTTGTAGTACAATTTTTTGTAACCAATATGAAACTGATCAGTTCTTGTGTAACTGCACCATAaacaaaaaccccaaaaagcaCAAAGGGGATTTTATGGGCTGTTGAATAtcattttgaaagaaataaaaacctgACACtagctgtatttttgttttccatACTAAAACAATACTGTAAcgtgtattatttattgtgtaAATAATATTAAGCAATTAAGTCAACAAACATGACAAGCAAAAAGGATTAAgaattaaaatactttttttcactGTCACACAAAGGATATCATTCAAGTGATGAGCAAAAACATAACACAagtccgtctctccctctctttgcttTGTTAAATGTTGGGCAGGTGATATTTATGCTTCACCTGTTTCTTAAAGTCTGGTGCTGGTGAGATGTTGCTGTTTGGTAACTGGGGCAGGTACTGGGCCtacagggaggaaagggggagaTAGAGAGAAACACTACTTAAGATGGTCAATCAGGATGCCTGGCTGTAAACACAGAAAGAGGAACCGTTGTTTGGAACAGAGGTTAGCTAACAGAGCTTAGCTTGGATTCATGCCCATTGGAACGATCTGGGGGTCGaagcgtctgtctctctgctgaaACCCCAGTGACCAGCTCAGGGACATGCGTAGCTGTAGCAGTGTCCACGGTGTGGGCCTATTGGCTCATGGGACGGTTTCTTCCACCCTCGAGCTTGTGCGTTTTTGGTGCTTACCCCCAGCTGTCTGCGTCGGGTTCCCTTGTCGTGTCGTCGTCCCATTCGCTCACCCTCACGGCCCCAGTTGGCTCCTTCATCCTGGAAGTAcggcagctccagcagctcttcaCAGGACAGCCTCAGCGTGGGGTCCATCACCAGGCAGGACTGCTCACAGGAAGAGGCAGAGATTAAGACGGGGTGGCCGGCCATGCTAGTGCATGAGTCATGCATGCACAAAACGTACCTTCATTACATGGAGGGCGTGTGCAGACGCGCTGTGGAAGCGCTTTTCCAGAGGCTCCTTTTGGAGGGAAATAATAACATCAACCACACTTCACTTTGTCTGTTAAGAACGCGTGGCAGCTGGATTTGTACCGTCGTGTCAGGTTCAGGAATACTGACTCCACTGAAGAAAACGTTTGAGCGGAAGACCTGCTGGTGACGGGGAATCAGGTCACCTGAGGTCAGAGAGGAAATCATCACAATCAGTGCGTGTGGGAGAAAGGAGTTTCCTTTTACTTCAAGCGGTAATTGGATTGGTAGGAGTAGATCTCATGGATCAATGTGTCGCAATGTATCCTCGCAGATGCAAAAACAAAGGTGGTACATCAGAGTGTTCTATCTACTTCTTGGACATCACTGTGAATGCCCAGCACAAAATGCAGATTCCATGCAGACATGCGCATGAGAAAGACCGAGTGCCACCCCACCTCCCGAGCAGAGATGTGTCCAAGGCCCTGGAAACCAACCACGGAAGCAAAAAATTCCAACAGATGCCATGAtgaaacactgaaacacacTGAAGTCCAAATCTTGTTTTTCATGCCTAAAGAGCATGAAAAACACTTGGTAAAAAAATCCTGACTGAGGTTATGTTAATTCATGCATTTAAGGGTTAAGAAAAATGTGTGGTAAACGGTTTGCAAACCAGACTCCAAAGAAACgtataattaaataaaaggtaaaaagttCACAGACGCTAACTCCAGGTAACTCCCGTAGTTTATGAGCTGAACgctattttccattttttgttttgtttttggaagTGAATAATTGGGACACTATTTAAAATGGTCCAGTCTTGAACACAGTTGCTGAACAGGCTGCAATGTAATCCAGTGGGGCAAATGCTCATCGTCAATTGGGATTAGATCATATTCCTCTTTAcattttggtatttttgttattgtgtcaTGTGATTTATTGCCAGTAGAAAGCTGTGGAAATGCGAGGTAGAGTCACAGAGAAGAGTTCTTTGTGTTGGAATACATATGCTTACATAGAAGATTCGCAATGATGTCGCTGAATAACTGGCTCATTGCGACCATGTGTACACAACGGGAGATTTTAGTTGCCCGGAGCGATTACATTGCAGCTCTTTGAAAACATTCCAGTCCATGAATGCAGGTTGAAAAGCACCAGAGTTGCCGTTTAAGAAAGCGGTGTACCTAGAGTTTTTCTTATGAGGTAGAGCTGGTCAACGTCGGACTTCCCGGGCCACAGCGGATTCCCGTGGAGCAGCTCGGCAAAGACGCAGCCCAGGGCCCACACGTCTACAGGGGGCCCGTACTGAGTGTCCCCCACCAGCAGCTCAGGGGCCCGGTACCAGCGGGTTGCCACGTAGTCCGTGTAGTCATCCTCTGGTCCTGCCAATCACGCGGACGGAGATAACATGTGTAGGGACACACACTCAGGCGTTGAATAATGTAACTCCGAATAACACAAACGTTGAAGAGGAAGGGATTACAAGGCATGCTGATTGACTGCATGTTAACGTATGGTAACATAAGAGCCGAAACTCAAGGCAGCAGGGGTCAACAGAGACACACTACCTGGCGGAGAGGCCCTCCTATGCAATGCTTTCATTGGAACATTGTAAGTGAGGAGGTCATAGGCAGGAGCCCCTTCAGGTCCCGTGGTGAATAAGTCATTAGAGGCAGATAAACACTCATTGCACTCGCTCTCTCCGGATGGACCTACTCAAAATACGGGCGAAGCCGAAGTCGCAGAGCTTGATGACTCCGGTTTTGGTGAGGAGGATGTTCTCTGGCTTCACATCACGGTGGATGCACTGCAACACAAAGGCTCGGCAATGGGGGTTTTGGCAATGTGATACACAGTCTTGGTGACAGACAGAGGGGTTTACATAGAGGCTGATAGGTGAGGACTTGAGGAACAATGGCCAGAGATCAGAAAGCTGTGCACATTTCAATATTGTAACTGAACCCTGCACTGTAGAGACTTAAATGACTCCTGTTGGGGAGGACCTGAAGCATAAACTAAGTCAGTTTGCTCATTTGCTCTGGAATAATGCTCAATTCCATGTTGGACAAATCAGAGGAGTGGTCAAATCTTCAAAGTGGACATGTGTATGTTAaacttgagggggggggggggggggatctataACGTTGTTCCCAGGAACCAATTAAACAAGGTGTCTGTCTGTGTATGTTATTTGAGAGAATGGGcctcttttgtgtctcttttgggACTGTGGCTGCTTTTCATATACagtacacatacagtatatacacatatgtgtgtgtgtataaatatatatatgtatatatttatacaaataaGATAATTAAGGGTTGTTAATTCAAG
Encoded proteins:
- the LOC119210498 gene encoding cyclin-dependent kinase-like 1, yielding MEKYEKLAKIGEGSYGVVFKCRHRDTGQIVAIKKFVESEDDPVIKKIALREIRMLKQLKHVNLVNLLEVFRRKRRLHLVFEFCEQTVLNELDKHPRGVQEAQLKSIVWQTLQAVNFCHKHNCIHRDVKPENILLTKTGVIKLCDFGFARILRPEDDYTDYVATRWYRAPELLVGDTQYGPPVDVWALGCVFAELLHGNPLWPGKSDVDQLYLIRKTLGDLIPRHQQVFRSNVFFSGVSIPEPDTTEPLEKRFHSASAHALHVMKSCLVMDPTLRLSCEELLELPYFQDEGANWGREGERMGRRHDKGTRRRQLGAQYLPQLPNSNISPAPDFKKQVKHKYHLPNI